The Gossypium hirsutum isolate 1008001.06 chromosome A03, Gossypium_hirsutum_v2.1, whole genome shotgun sequence genome contains the following window.
GGAGCAAAACTCATGCTGCCAAGACTgactttgaaaaacaaaaaactaaaacataaacaACAGAGGTCCTCAAAGATAGGAGGCTCTGATTACCATTTGTTGGAACACTGGCAGCAGCaaatcaaacaaatgaaaacaccaaGAGCATAAGCTCACGAACAGCAAGCAGAAACAGAACAGAAGACTCAAAagcaaaaaatgtgaaaaatgaatGGAATGCTtcatcttttcatttcatttgaaaatataagAGTTACAAAGTTAGAATGTCAGTTACCTAAACTTGTAACTGCTCCCACCTGTTTTGGCAAGTTGCCAACTAAAGTAATACAAAAGAAAGCTGAACAATTTTTAGCTATTACATCCATCAATTCAAATCTTAACAACTCTAAAAGTCTAGTTACATTTAGCTTGGATGGCattacaaaatgaacaaaagtaaacaaaataattaagcTGCTTCTGGTCCTGCTTGAATGCTGGTCTGCTGCAGCTGCTGGTCTGCATCATGGCCttctgttgcattgcagtccattCTCAACAGTTTCATATTCAAGAATACCAGCTACAGTAGTGTTATCAAAGGTGCCCATGCCAGTGGCATATGGTCTGGCTAACATCAAGAAAGTGGCATTGGGAGCTTTAGATTTGGTTTTTAGAAGAACATTAGTGGTTTGTCCTGGTGTTATCATCAACACATTGGTCTCAAAGGGCTTCACATACACTGCATCAGCTTCCACCATAGTTAAACTGTGGTCTGCAATGCTGAAAAAAAGCTCATCATTGAGCGCAGCATTGATCAACCTCAGAAGATATGTTTTCCCTGGCTTTACCTTCAGCTTATATATATCTGTAAATCACAAATCACATGCATTAATATCAAAAGGGTTATATAAATACATAGATACATACATGTGTACAATTATTTATATACCTTTGGCAGAACAATTGTACAATGGACCTGGGAGGCCATTGAAGGTGTAGGCATCTGAAACATTAGGGCCACCTCCTGTCTGAAGAGACTGATTGATAACTGCCTCAGGATCAGCATTAAACCACTCTCCTGTAGTTAACAATGATTGAGTTAAATTGCCATCAAAGGACATCATATATTTGCTACATTGCATGAAGAAGATATCGGTGATTCTGTAACATCACCGAACAAGATCGGGACTTCTTTGTAGGGCTTCACAAAAGGGTAAGATTCGTTTCGCCTTGGGAGGATGATAAGCGGTCCGTACACAGTTGCTCTAAGCCATGAAATGTGAGCATGCCAGAAGAGAGTTCCTCTTTGGCCGGTAATGGTGAAGTTGTACACGTAAGAGTGGCCAGTTTGAATGGGACATTGCGTGATGCATGATGGCCCATCCGCCCATCCGCTCCGAAGCTGTCGAACTCCATGCCTGTAAACAACATTAATTTACCATATTCCAAAAGAGCTTAGCCATAGAAACGTAAACAACGTATATATACCAGTGAATGCTGATATTGTTTGGAACATGGTTAACTACTTTAACGACTAAGCGGTCACCTTCTCTGGTAATAACACGAGGTCCAGGGAACTTGCCATTAACTGTGACAATGCTCTTAGTGTGGCACAAGCGAGTGATGTTTTTCAGCTTTATCTGCCAAGGGAAAATTGGATGATTTCTTGAGGATTACATCAATTACTTTCACCTCAAGTTACCCAAAGTAAACAATGCAATATACATACATTGAAGGTATAGTGCCTGGTAATGCCTGTGTGTTTTGCAGTGACAGCCTCAGGATAAGCCATGAAACAGCCAACAGCAACAAAAAGTATCATGACAATTTCTGGTGAAGCACCCATGTTTTAAGCTGGAAAGAAAATATTGCTAAAGTCTTTGAAGTTTTGGCTCTTAATTTGGGGTgattcatgaaaaaaaaactgTGGAGATATGCATGTTTATATAGAGACAAGGTCGAACTATCTTTAAGTTCATGTTTGGTTGATTAGGTAATAAGATGTTACAGCTTTGAGAAAGCAGAGAATTACCAACAACCAATGGCCCCAATTTTCACTGTGGAGTGTCATTAAAGCCAATTAACCAATCTGTTGATGATGATAAACAACTTCATTAGAGCCCTTTTCTCAAGAAACAAGCATAAATTTATATGCACATAGAGAAAAACCAAGTGAAACTACTGGAGATATTCTCATTTGGTTGGTGATACTAAAAGAAAATTCTTGGTTAAGATTAATGGAGACTTTTGAAAGATGTATTGTAAGATAATCATGTGGCTTTAGatgttttattatcattgaaATAAACAGTGAAATAAACATCCCAACCACTGTGCATTTTAATACGATGCCTTTGACCCAAAATATATCTGATAATTTAAAATAGGATTATTATTTGGTGGTCACAAATGGTATTAAGAAAATGTCATgtctataatttattttttattttttaaatatcaaaggATACTCAgcatttcttatttttatttgtaaagttttacCAAATAATTGTTCTAATATATATCGTTTTTACGTAATATGTGATACTAATAATAAATATGCTTACTCAGCTTTCTTATCTAATGTTCTTACTATTGATGCTTTCATTGTTAGTGTAGGACTATAGGACGGGGTGTATAACGAGAGTTTATTGGTTTGGATTAGTTTGTTTTTCACTTTCATTTCTCTGTTGATTACTCTTTGCTTAATAAAGGTATtttttactttcaaaaaatataataatatatatacttatcaaAGGAATATGTcgagttaattttgaattagaTCAATCTAGATCGAGtcaattcaagttttaaaatttgtaGGTTATTTCGCATTCGGGTCAATTCTGAATTTGGACCAAGCTATTTCGAGTAATGGGATTGAACCCTTAAGATATTTATGTCAAGCTTTTGAATTTAAATTCGAGTTATTTAGATTTTGTTATTCAAGTTCGAATTCAAATCATTTTATATGcaaataattttcaatttaattttggaTTATCTAACttttttattaagttaaattaggtaagtataaatttaaattaattgaattatatttgtgTTAAGGTCAAAATTGAgggatacatgtatgtatgttgATGGATTATGCTACAGCTAACTGTATCTAATCGAAAAGGTTAGCATCTTCCCTCAATTTGCCAATCAACCAATTAAATTGAGATTCAAATTCATGGTGATGATTATTTCCATGAAAGGCCTACTGGGACATGCAAATTGGGTAGGTGATAACAGCTCACTCCGACCAAATAGAAGCCATGGGTGAGTCGACAAGCCAAGGGAAGACGACTCTTGACCCACCTTCCTTTCAAGCAACTCCAGAAATGATTAGGGTTTATACTTCTTACTGCTGTTATTAACCAAACCAAATCACTCAAGGCTTAATCATCAAGCTAGGGATAAACCCAGATTTATCAATTGTCTACATCCACAAGGCTTTTGTGAAAAATAGATTATCAATCAGACTTTGGTACGGAGCTGGAATTTCAGTTGTACCCACTATAACTCTTGTAGCATACGATCCTTGTTACACATCATTTATCAAAACCCTAACATGAAAATGAAACTTGTAAAATATGTAGGGTTAATCGATATTTAaagtatttgtttattttttatttttatttttttgtgatttttaaatatgtatgaatttattGTGTCCATAATTATCAAATCTACCTACTCTAAAGCATCTTCATACTAATAATGGAGATTTTTTACGTGTTTGTGTCCCATTTCTCTAGTCAAATTAACATAAGGCTTCTCAAAATAGATTATTGATTTCATTCAGCAACGTTGCCTGGAGTTGTTGCATCAATGGCAATGACGATCCCTAGACAAATGGGAGCTAGAAACTGCAACGCTAAAGAAAATTTCTTTTACGATGAAATTGTCCAAGGATTCCTTCATGCATATACCTTGGAACCTGAAAGCAAATTACTTAATTTTGAGATCAGCAGTTTTCATGCAATAATAGCCTGTAAGATGCCACCATGAGTAACGCAATCACTTCGTTTATCTGGTTAGGTTAAAGATCACAGTGTCATTGGAGGAAATACTGGATTGAGccaagtttttccatggatgatcaTGTTAGAACTTGCATGTAAGTCCTCCCTTCTGCAATATAAAAATCGAATTAAAGGTCAAACCAATAAAGATCCCTGCTATTGGTTTAACGGGTCGAATCAGTCGATTGTATTGAAATGAAGAACTTAGATATCAAATAAATAGGTCTATTACtagataaatgttaaatataacaaatatttaaacAAAGTATGTAGTTTATTAAATTTGAACGGTTTGAAAGATTCCTTAATTGAAAGGTATAGACTAAACCGGATGGGCAATCAATTTTCGATTAAATCAACCAATCTTTTCCAACTGTATTAGATGAGAAAactacaaatataaaaaaaaaaatgggtAGATTAAAGAGAAAATCAAAGTGGAAAAGAAAGGTACAAATCTATCCAAAAGGAACTGATGACCTCGCACAAAGTGTATTAAGTGAGATCATTTGGGATTTCTCCAGTTAAAAGGTACAAGGCTGAGAATGATGAACCTATACCCTTATTTTTCTTCAAATGAAAGCCCAAGATAGATAACAGACCAACCCTGGAGGATATTTACACACCACCAAAACATTAACTATTTGAATGTAACTGCAAACATGATTGATATGCTTTACTGGATATACAGATTATATTACTTGGAGGGTTCAAGTTAAACCGTGTCTGAATCATCAGACTCACTCCCCCTGTTTTCCTGCCTTCTTGACCCCATTTTGAACTTACATACAGGGCACGTGCCTTGTTGCCGCAGCCACGGATCGATACAACTGGCATGAAACTGCAACATGAGATTGTTATCAGTATATGTATATAGCTGTTAGTGTTATACTAACATCATATAATAGAAATGACCTCAAGACATGAAAGATTTGAGATTTAGGAATTAACCATTAGCATCTCAACCAAGGACTGAGCGTAGAAGCACCAGCACCCCGGCACACAATCAGGAATCATGAAGAATTGAGAAATGTTTgtcaaattaaaagaaagaaaagttgaGGCCAGACTTTGAAATGATGGTGGTAAAAGGTCATCCATTGAAGGTAGGAAAACAGACATTTACACTTCCTGCGAGTCAGGATCTAACtcaaaacatttacaaataagaatatttattttctcaaagTCACACCCATGAAAAAAAAACTGCCAAAATCGGAAATGGTTTCACAGTTTACAATTTCTACAAATAGAACAtgggaaataaaaagaaaaaatagtttAGGAAAGGAAAGGCGGAAACACTTCATACTGTTACAGCTAAGAGTTGGAAAAACTGCATATGTATGTTACAAGATTTCTACCATTCTATAACTATTCATATACCTTAAGTCATCACTATTGCACTATGTGAGAGATTATTTGGTGCAGTTCATTGGACATTGGAGAtgatgaaaattgattttttttgtctttgGGGGTGGGGGGGTGCTAACACTTTCGTTAAAAAACAGTACAACATAAAATCATTAGATGACAACAGAAAACATGGGTAGACTTTAAAATAGAACCTGATGCAAACATGGCAAGCTCCGAACAAGCTCCCCCCTGTTAACTTGATCCAAGCAAATAGTACAAGTTAATTCACCGTTCCTAGAATCTTGCTTCGGCTGCAATATGTACATATAGTTCAGAAAGATGCAGACTCAGAGGCAAATTGCCTTGGAACACTTAAATGCTCTCTCTGACTAGGTCAGCATTGAATATGAAAAGGAGACAGGGCAGGGTGGTTTTTGCTCACCTCGACCCCAAAAGTAAATAATATACCTGACCTGATATGTCACAGTTTTCATTTTTTATACCTTTTATCAAAACATAATAAcagtataatataataaatattaactaGGCAGTGAAATCCCAAAAAAATTACActgcatagttttttttttttttttttttttttttagtttttctttgtaATGCAATTCatcataacataaataatatgtTATATATAGGAAAGGTTTTCCCTAAACCCAACGCCAACTTGAAACCAACCATCTTGAAAAACCCACCATGACCCGAACCCGATTTCATAAAGAAAACCTGATCCTTGCAGGTCGGATCGGGTTGGAACCCATTGATTACAGGATTTTTTTCCATCCTAGAGGTATTGACTTGTTTTGTTTCCAAGATCTTCTTTGAAACCTAAAAAATTATTAGAACTTGAAAACTGAACGAtcactattattattttctaacTGAGAGCAAAccataaactcaaaattatttacagATACCTCAACTGGAGCAGACGAAAATGATGCCTGCTTTGGTAATGATCCAGCACtgcaaaaataagaaaatcaatGTGATTATGAATTTGGACAAAAGAAACTCAGACGCTAGTTCACAACTGAAGCAAGCTACCTAAACATAAACATTTATGTGTACCTCTCTGTTCCAGGAACCTTGTACTTGTGAACGGGTAAAGCATTTATCTCTTCCTCACTCATTGAAGGAGTTGTGGAAATATTATCAGAATCCAATGCTCTGAGGGTTTCATAATCTAGAGCAGAAGTAAGCAAAGTGATAATCTTCATAAAACCAAAtgaaatacaaaccaaaacacTCCTTGCATATCTGTCAACCATGTTAAAACCAACCCATAGAATCCAAGGAGTGAATATTGAGAATCACCATACCTAGATCATCAAATTCACGGTCAAGAAGTGCAAGTTGGAGTCTTAGTCCTTGTAAGCGTCCTCTAGTAGCAAAAGCAATTGATGGTGGCATGTGCAAACGCAACTCAGTATGACCAAGCAAACCACTAGCTGCCACAGCGTGAGCTCGGGCCTGAGCTTGAAGTTGCTGACAAGTTGCATACATCCTTAGACTCGTAGCCATTAGAAAGACACCCACTACTAGCCAAAGCTGCACAAAGAGACATAGAAGATAACTCCATGACTTCCATGTATTAATAGCCACACCACCATGCTCCCAAAGAATGTATAGTGTTTACATACCAGAAAGTTTGGTGACATTTGATGAGAGTTTAAAATCATGAACAGCAAAAGAACTGCtggaaacaaacaagaacagatTAGAAATGCAAATTAAAGGCACAAGAAGGAATGATTAGAGGCAAAAGTTTTAACAGATGCAACAGAAGAAAACACATGCAACTAGAAACATCACCTGTAACAAGAAAGGCCAGCGAATTAGAATTAACTGGTCGAGCTGCATGTATCCGCTGGAAAAAAAATTGTGCAAGAAAAGTTCAAGCCCCTTTATATAGGATGAGAAAATCTGGCCAACCAAATGATAAGATATACTGATATGGCTAAGCAAAATACCACAGCTGGACGTTCAGGAATAAATCCTGAAAACCCACTTTCAATATCCCCTCTAGTCCCTCGGAAAACAAAACTCATTGTTGCAAAAAAACAGAATTTCCACTTGTCTAGAAGGCAGCAGATGCGAACAACTTCTCctcttgaaaactttcaaatCCTATGATATTACAAATGTGAATCACAGTTACAAGCCATTCCAATAATAAAAAAGCATAGATAGCCAGTAAATCATGCTTTATTAAACTGAAATTTACTCAAAATATAACGATTGACATGGTCTATTATTAAGCTGAAACCACTTTCCTTGATAAGAAGGAAGTTGTAAAGCTGATAACACATCCTGAttactttaaatataattatctatATAGACTTCTTAGAAGAAGATGCAAACtagtatttaaatataaataatgaaatcAATCTTTGCAACACTTCTACTCGCAAGCTGACCATTTCTGAGCCAATGCTTTTCTGGAGGCTCAAATAGAATACCTTTTTTCCAGAATATAATTACAAAACTGCATCAACCTATCAACATGCTCTAAGCTCTCAAGGGGTCTGTGGTCATTACAAAACCAAAGATTTCAATATTGTTAATGCAGATCATGACAAGAAAACGTTATAAATCCCCAAACTCAAAAGCAAAAGCACTATAAAAGGAATTGGAATCCAACAtgggaaaagaaataaaagatcataaatttCAGTGGGAACAAACTCATTGAAAAATTAGTAATCCCAAAAGGCCATTACAGATAAAAACAATCAAGACCTAAGCACCCAATTTACTGATTCAAATGACATTAAAGCCTAACAAAGATGACCCACGAATGAAATCCAACAAAGTTTAACACCAATATATCTCTATTTCTCAGTTCCCATATAAAGTAACTTAAAAAGCCAATGCATAGAATTGTTTATATATCGCAATGACATTTACCTTGCCAGTAGCACTATTATTATAGTAATTAAATTCTCTTTAAAGCCCCACCCGCCCTCTAAACTAAAGTTCACAATAAATTATGCTAAGTAAGCCATACTTTACACATACTCAGAAGCAAAAGATTCAAAGTTTATGATTCAAattcctttcctttttaaatcttttgaacattaataaaataaatcacaTATAAAGACTGAATCAACCGCAAAATCGAGCAAAAGgaataatagaatttaaatatattaacacAGAGGACCTACATTGCTCTATGTGAATCAAtatctccaaaaaaaaaagtcGACTTTCCAGGTTTTCGTTGAATGATGAGAAatcgaaaggaaaagaaaaaagaaaaatcaccGGTTTCAACCGTTTTCTCAGCAAACAAACAGAATTCGATGCGAAGAACCAAAGAAAAACcagaaaataagttttaaaaagaACTTACTCAAGAAAATTGAAGATCAATCGCTAAAAAGACAAAAGGCCGTCCTATTAATTGCAAAACACGAGCaatttgagagaaaaataaaataaaaacttgcaAGAAATTCTTCTGCGCTCTTCTCCTTTGTCTGAAATGAAAATAGCAATTTATctttattcatttttcattttttttaattttttacgaAGAGAGAAAGCTCTAGAGAGTGACACGTGCACTTGGTTTGGATCGAATCGTTGCCACGTCTTGTTGACAGCGTGGATGACTTAATATCAGCCGTTGGATCTGTCATTTGTGTACCCccactcagatttgtggtttggAGCTTCGTCGCCAAATCAGCATCCATACTTCCAAATATCTTATTCTTTTCTGAACAAAAAAATCAGattaataatttctcaaaaataattttattttttaaaggcataatgaaaaaaatgtcTCAATTGATATGATTAAAATTACGATGTTTTAGAGATTAAAAGCTTAACAtcctttcacaaaaaaaaaatttaacatctaatatatgatattaaattaaataaataaataaaatgacaaaaaattgaaaagataaaaaaaattgtcccaatttaaaaaatcaaactaAATCCAATGCCCAAATGTTAAAATCTAACAAAGAAATTGGAAAATAAAACCACATCATGAAACAATTGGGAAGGTGCAGTGCAAACATCAGTAAGTTAAAGTTCACTATAAGTCGATGTATCATAGTAAAAAGATTATTTTAGTCCATCTACTATAAAAAGCAACATTTTAAGCTCTATATGTTTGAAAAGTTAGCATTTTAGTCATTCACATTtgcaataaataaaatattaaattaaatttgaaatcttACTTATCATGAATCTCacatttttttttatagatttttgagtGAGTATTTATGTTCGTGTTTAGAACAACGCCCACTAGTCGTGCAATTCATGAGTTAGAGAATATTGGAGAAGATCCAATTAGTTGAAAGCAAAAATTAAAGTTATGTGAGAATCCAAAACTAATCTCGAAGGATTCCATAAGGTCAACTTCATTTGGACTTTTAGAGATGCTCCGACCAGTTTTTTTGGGTAATCTAGGTGCCTAAATTGTAAAACTTCAATTTATCTTTGAAACGGGTTTCGAATCATCAGATTTTAAGGCCTATAACCATAAGCTCATTTTCATAAAGCACTGAAATTCCTCATGGGAAGTTCAAGATTAATCGTTGGGTTCCATAGAGGTAACTTCAGCTGGATTTATCAAGACATTTTGGCCACCTTTTGGTGTGATTCTTCTATCAAAATAGTATATCTTTGAGCCTTATTCTCAACATTTCTTGAATCAATGAAGTTCAAATTCTACATCCCTACGGgcaatttaagtttaattgtaaATCAACCTCTCCAGCTTGTGAAAACGGATCAAAACACATTTAAGTACTAGAGTATCGTGATGTATTGTTCTTAATTATCTAAGTTGATCATGGatgtattaaaaaattttaaaattctcccACGCACACCTTCCATGTTTTTCCAATAGGAAATACACATGAATTCTTGAGGGTCAACTCCATAGAAAATTGCATAAGGGTTTTGGAGTTTGTATTTGTTAATTCTTTTTCATCAGTAGTCCAAGTTTCTTCAAGTTTAAAGGTTCAGACACCAACTACATTAGATGTCGATGGTTCCTAACTAGTTGGAATTGAATGCCAAGCATTTTCATACATAGACATGATAAAATCACATATCCTTACCTTCTGGTAGGCATAATTTATGTCATCTAACATGGGGGTTTTTAAGactaatgatttatttgatctaATGCTCTAAATGTAGTAAATTCAttttgtatacttgtatttttttcaaataaattagtttaaataaatatCCATTGAATACATTAATAGTCTTTGCATATTTTCTTCAACAATTTTGCatacaaagcaaaatggaagcaactATTGGCTCgctatgtaacgccccaaattttgtaAATACGTTTCCATAATTATGTGatacaaatgtgtatctgctttaatggttaagtgtATTGGGTGTGtatgagaggtcccaagttcaagccttgcatATGGCAAAGTTTGATGTTTTTCTGAATAAAGCTTTAATCTGGTTCGATAGGCTTATGTTTAATTGTGGTAAAATCATATTAGAATAggcttgctggtctagtggttaagtagaGTGTTAGTTTGTTGGAGGTTTTGGGTTCAAATATTTGCATAAGCGTAGGAATATACTTTTGCTCGGTGAGGTGGCTTAGAGTTTGAGTTGTACTGGAAATCTGGGTAATGGTTGGTTGAGATAGAGTAGGAAGTGGGATTTGGGTGATCAGTTTCCCAAATTCTCTCTGCAAAAAACTGTTCATCTCCCCCTCTGTTttcccctttctttctttttgcctTCTGCCGAATTTTCCTACCCTTTTTGCTGGCGATTCTTTTCCTCATTCCCTTCCTTGCTATCGTCATTGTTTTACTGGAAGTTTCAACAGTCCGTAGTTTCGATATTCTTTATGCGATTATGTAAGTACGTTAGAGTATTATATTTTTCGTTTAGAATGATGAATCATTGTTTACTGAGTTTTGATTGGTGTTAGGAGATAATCGAAGGGCTGAAGACCATTCAACAACGTTTTAAGTGTGTGgatttcttgttctcgctcaaaGGTAAAGTTTTGTTGGCAAagttaaatatctcataataagttgtttaagtgTCGTTAGGATCACTAAAGTGGATTTGGATTATGgatttttaggttctggaggGCTCAAGGTTCGGTTTAACTTCAATCGAAACCAAGTGTGTACTCCGAATGCACTAAAAATGAGATTCGAAGAAAGCCGAAAAGCATTATGTCGACCCTACACGGGCGTATGGTCGCccatgtggtaggtcgtgtggcAGTACACAAGAGTGTGGTCGACAAGCCAAGCCATACGCGTGCGACACTAGTGTGacagacacggctgtgtgtgaGACATGGGCTCGACCAATTGGGCCATGTAGGCTACACGGGCTTTTGaaattttgggccaggccgtgtgatccacatggccaaggttaaagtgggccgtgtgggctacacgggcaggccacataggtgtgtgagttcatttttcttaaatgcactgtaaggttgcacgggtcgcccgagtcgACTATAACCTGTCATAGGGTCGGTAAGGATATCTTAGACTCCTATTATTGTGATCTGATTATGTGATGTATGCACTAGCATGTTATACTTAGCATGTTTACCTGTTCTATTCTAAATATAAATGTATGACTGTTAACCTGcattatagcatgtcatattgtACGATGCATTGCATTGGAGTGGGTTGATGAAGTGAAAAAAGTATCTGAAAGGCttcttaagcctgttatctgaTAGCTAAGCTGCATAATTATGACATGTGCCGCATTACGGtactttatggtgtgtagggttggatgggtcgattttatccccatatttgATGTGTAGGGATGGGGGGTCAATTTTATCCTCACATGTTGTGTtaaggttggacggagttggtgtgcagggttggtgggcatgtttCTGTTATTTTGATCTATATGCATGATATATCTGGTTCTGTTCTGAGTGAGCCAAGGCCAGCATCGCATCTGTTAAGGGCTCAGGCCCGAATTATGACTGTATTCTATGATCTGTCTGTATGCATGTTGAattgtggggatgtacacactaagtttgtgaaaactcaccctttctgttttatctattcaggtaatccccagcagttGCCAGATCAGTGCAGCAGAAGACTCGATGGTGACCACGACCACATACATTTTGGTTTATGACCTTAATGCTTTTGTTTTACTCATTATTTTTGGgagttttgatgtaattagggACTTGGACTCTTGGTTTTAATTTGGGTTGTTGAACTGTGATTTGGAATATAAACTGCAACGCTAAAATATggttttcctaaaataaactaaaaggtttcgtaaataaaaatgggttttaaaaatatattggtttCAAAGCTTCTACGATAAAGACATGTATTCAACCAGTTcgattatttcatgtttttctCGACCTATataatagataaaaattttacagattttatgtatcaaaatgattttctaaaaacactctcatgtgacattgTCAAATaaagccataacgtctaggccgggtttggggtgttacacgctggttatctaacgtttaactactattaagcggtattacgtgatTAAAtcataatatgaaaaaataacttgtattagtagataaatctaaacatgtctttaatctaatcagaaatgagcaaactgattaaaTACTAACATGTCAGCTATCAAGTCCAAATAAGGAGGTGTTTTGTTTTGAGCATTGAAGCAGATGACCccagaagataaagacatagatgtgactgactggactaacAATACATCGAACAgaacccaagaagaatagattatgaatctgtttatagatttattcacttgttatgttcatagtgtgacataccttaatcctgaatggatgatgaactatgtatgtgtgact
Protein-coding sequences here:
- the LOC107885974 gene encoding E3 ubiquitin-protein ligase SDIR1 isoform X3 translates to MILNSHQMSPNFLLWLVVGVFLMATSLRMYATCQQLQAQARAHAVAASGLLGHTELRLHMPPSIAFATRGRLQGLRLQLALLDREFDDLDYETLRALDSDNISTTPSMSEEEINALPVHKYKVPGTESAGSLPKQASFSSAPVEVSKKILETKQVNTSRMEKNPVINGFQPDPTCKDQPKQDSRNGELTCTICLDQVNRGELVRSLPCLHQFHASCIDPWLRQQGTCPVCKFKMGSRRQENRGSESDDSDTV
- the LOC107885975 gene encoding laccase-2; this encodes MGASPEIVMILFVAVGCFMAYPEAVTAKHTGITRHYTFNIKLKNITRLCHTKSIVTVNGKFPGPRVITREGDRLVVKVVNHVPNNISIHWHGVRQLRSGWADGPSCITQCPIQTGHSYVYNFTITGQRGTLFWHAHISWLRATVYGPLIILPRRNESYPFVKPYKEVPILFGEWFNADPEAVINQSLQTGGGPNVSDAYTFNGLPGPLYNCSAKDIYKLKVKPGKTYLLRLINAALNDELFFSIADHSLTMVEADAVYVKPFETNVLMITPGQTTNVLLKTKSKAPNATFLMLARPYATGMGTFDNTTVAGILEYEIPTETPSTSLKNRPLLKPGLPAINATNFVANFTSKFRSLATAKFPANVPQKVDKKFFFTVGLGTKPCPKNQTCQGPTNSTKFAASMNISFALPRTALLQSHFFSQYSKRVYTTDFPAFPQIPFNYTGTPPNNTLVNNGTKLVAIPFNTSVEVVLQDTSILGAESHPLHLHGYNFYVVGQGFGNFDPKNDPPKFNLVDPVERNTVGVPSGGWVAIRFQADNPGVWLMHCHFDVHQSWGLGMAWIVLDGEFPNQKLPPPPSDLPMC
- the LOC107885974 gene encoding E3 ubiquitin-protein ligase SDIR1 isoform X1, with the protein product MSFVFRGTRGDIESGFSGFIPERPAVRIHAARPVNSNSLAFLVTVLLLFMILNSHQMSPNFLLWLVVGVFLMATSLRMYATCQQLQAQARAHAVAASGLLGHTELRLHMPPSIAFATRGRLQGLRLQLALLDREFDDLDYETLRALDSDNISTTPSMSEEEINALPVHKYKVPGTESAGSLPKQASFSSAPVEVSKKILETKQVNTSRMEKNPVINGFQPDPTCKDQPKQDSRNGELTCTICLDQVNRGELVRSLPCLHQFHASCIDPWLRQQGTCPVCKFKMGSRRQENRGSESDDSDTV
- the LOC107885974 gene encoding E3 ubiquitin-protein ligase SDIR1 isoform X2; this encodes MSFVFRGTRGDIESGFSGFIPERPAVRIHAARPVNSNSLAFLVTVLLLFMILNSHQMSPNFLLWLVVGVFLMATSLRMYATCQQLQAQARAHAVAASGLLGHTELRLHMPPSIAFATRGRLQGLRLQLALLDREFDDLDYETLRALDSDNISTTPSMSEEEINALPVHKYKVPGTESAGSLPKQASFSSAPVEPKQDSRNGELTCTICLDQVNRGELVRSLPCLHQFHASCIDPWLRQQGTCPVCKFKMGSRRQENRGSESDDSDTV